In a single window of the Pocillopora verrucosa isolate sample1 chromosome 4, ASM3666991v2, whole genome shotgun sequence genome:
- the LOC131772918 gene encoding protein dbl-1, translating to MFKAWSSVLAALSLAMLALSESLTLQAEKEFASGFLQMLDMDHAPNISSDRHDIPRYILNLYKGKLTWKRSSVGRRIPDGSTTRILFPQDLNEDTDSSILQFNLSSVDLGSGKILRKAELHVQVFCGEGVNVKVSIVYSDGSQNIADGDKETISTRDCHKTIKSRWLVFNLTQVILSKVKRRRGTVTLAISTNPAFKITTKGKRKPFLVVFNEPLEIPNQGVLGAPPMKRRQFVTGNATENSYGKLSRTKRSEDKMCRKRRLAVRFRDLKWSGWIIAPTRFGFHYCEGSCPGTLSLDSNPTNHAILQNIIHHRLGKKIPAATCVATELRSMSLLYYDHDDTIVLRDVPGMVASDCGCR from the exons ATGTTCAAAGCGTGGTCTTCAGTTCTTGCCGCGTTATCTCTGGCGATGTTGGCTTTATCTGAAAGCTTAACGCTCCAAGCAGAGAAGGAATTCGCCTCTGGCTTCCTTCAAATGCTGGACATGGATCATGCTCCTAATATCTCGAGCGATCGCCATGACATTCCGCGCTACATCTTAAATCTGTACAAGGGCAAGCTTACATGGAAGCGATCTAGCGTCGGCAGAAGAATTCCAGATGGCTCTACCACACGGATTCTGTTCCCGCAAG ATCTTAATGAGGACACCGACAGCTCAATTCTCCAGTTCAACTTGTCTTCGGTTGACCTCGGCTCCGGTAAAATTCTACGAAAAGCTGAACTGCACGTCCAAGTTTTTTGTGGAGAGGGTGTGAATGTGAAAGTTAGCATCGTTTACAGCGATGGGTCACAAAATATTGCAGACGGCGATAAGGAGACAATATCAACTCGGGATTGTCACAAGACGATCAAAAGCAGATGGCTTGTGTTCAACCTGACTCAAGTTATACTTTCAAAGGTCAAAAGGCGCAGAGGAACTGTAACTCTGGCCATTTCAACTAATCCTGCATTCAAAATTACCACAAAAGGAAAACGAAAGCCTTTCCTTGTTGTTTTCAACGAGCCACTCGAAATTCCAAACCAAGGAGTACTCGGCGCTCCCCCAATGAAGAGGCGACAATTCGTGACAGGTAACGCGACAGAGAACAGCTATGGCAAACTTTCCCGAACGAAGCGTTCGGAGGATAAGATGTGTCGAAAACGAAGACTCGCAGTTCGATTCCGCGACTTAAAGTGGAGTGGATGGATTATTGCACCTACGCGATTTGGATTTCATTACTGTGAGGGTTCATGTCCTGGTACTCTCAGCCTGGACTCAAATCCGACAAATCACGCAATTCTGCAAAACATTATCCATCATCGGCTGGGCAAAAAAATACCGGCCGCCACTTGCGTAGCCACTGAGCTTCGCTCGATGAGTCTTCTCTATTACGACCATGACGATACAATTGTGCTGAGAGATGTTCCGGGTATGGTCGCGTCGGATTGTGGTTGTCGATAA
- the LOC131772931 gene encoding uncharacterized protein: MASGSKSTEKPGTLDQLKKEVVEILRSCDGYCLNISKFKCKYEQKFGRTFEEHYSALLKRKKFSIFMAELDIVELQKNGSSILMKWKESNPCKLKSSGSGADCQQERSDSNEAKLEKSRRRERLSSAEDLLNVASTATVSPGTKDESKRDMTDPSLVKSATPVTVSPQSQPTSSVENKASRAQRHRTPSQNTKLSTGSPQAQSLPFAEIRQQQAEEEMQFTIGGLPSPHAGHERPLPEVNMPSPAGREHLFLLPKYNETRIREVGTPGPFERSISHAHNEMNSITSKGKSVRNATFREVNKAAEEIITSLSEKDRFVGLEKVKAALCKEFGKTSLSAFGFRTERDIPALKELIEKQAKVNLFVHAYVMSNSISTLYELNQSLSDLFLKSDFEELNLGPLLKQPVVYDMFKAPQGLPQVPHVTTIQILKHLENYMDEEDLWRKKVDLEKFMEYLSEEYQCGTPFELGVRIQSIGLAISVIKKAKRCESEKWKDTREQVSADMDEEIQRRLQKIKKDLLGQDHGDSRSCVKKFLDTSPSDALKAVFNCCLEMFDGSREKRITQFLTTVIEDSLGRQLFQLALYMSCKRLLGDALENLVNERVKTELEAAASLASHTETETGPDPPSEGIIVKEVNEWLNKAEHTDLATLARIEENVMNRYSGFDGFEAFGYGSFLKFLMKHKALREAIAEVGGIASSGKRGTGLGLRVSLDSVLDFISQCGTEPSPESIEQYLCDYYNVSKVTDLGFGSAANLVKKAVERKKNFVGANIPSIVYEAALLRRSSGVGDTDGTSLSTRSGGVLGFKSKEEALEAIKSTPLLEDVSLWTHWDEVFGGEVSKLGDLKSFLENEGILLSTRKTSSKSRNPLVVMETSPDVLLRVTMDTSPDMFRKCTRHRDVIGATGHLVSMVMMNGGVSNTPVALLANHVQSSLASMGVDDRSDCDHRSTFVLKCLTRMPLRLARAVGAKVFFEPLKKLVGSTEVASLLLRSCFTQSQRDRLHLLGFVLGIGEWRDDFLSRVACKREEDEGLVFGSYSDDEQKRPIGVVKPVAAHISSTLQTETSTESEPEGDIAVSQDQENFAEKAGDEVTSSTQDEFPEVPPTPCPPPTQQEDECKAVIDQIRRDDFGNGIELGEEESKLVQRQHEREGRGLARLSSELYSRDTHFVLELVQNADDNSYPEVCSDPGFPSLLFVLERDRIVILNNEIGFEEKNIRALCDVGRSTKGKHRYGYIGQKGIGFKSVFRVTDCPEVHSNGYHIRFDAKSGPIGYILPEWIGGSCSEEKTMDNLGDESNDDEEGDNGGGVSSSGDEFSCWPTRIVLPLNDEHRQNEKSSLVPRFHDIRPSLLLFLHRLRGIFIQDKVHNSRSEMIRKDLGDNIMEIKHTRGTDRWLVIKKQLDASNMKEDVEMTELALAFPLFDGLGSTSSLRIRHQNLPPQNVFAYLPLRSYGFRFIIQGDFEVPSSREDVDSDKSWNQWLREEIPQLFIDALSVFMVHPSFSGLSSVVSYLQFVPLEEEILDFFSPVARHILKLLQSKCCIPVIVSRNKTEEPTEADNGKSYNWVLPTEAIFSEDSVIQELITPSLLKEHLGLSYLHPEIVPALNPTLRSRLGIETLSSRHLMDIGRAEVKKASNESDEPTSHSKDCKLDVVRIAWVARWLQCMYRCLEQERNSSQEMLDRIRSLRVIPLTDGTFVNLKEESVFLPLSLQKISEEAIPKAKKGSKSQEQTTFSVLEKDLFTVHPSLFSSLDDIGRSQVEQLLRSLGVKVWSPKELVNSHIIPTFKSDKWKSRSNEVLRSYLVYILEERLKDPSVCDMDELKSCVQILTDKGVSNPTTTSIHFTPKYGSIIDLAGRLPSISWTLIDESYLDRYAGLKARSTDWKEFLTKLGVKHFLAIKKKQVKIHRDTMAKSPWASYEKIWQTTPDGFYIINDWACEQFEEFLQKIDTTDTKQQISPEESKFLAQCIDERWDDEYAQYAEESVRVEDTNGHNLKETRSSFYLNLITQPWMASTTGGKDFHLPRDLFVQSEIVYQLLENRVKYVAADLKSLAFKEILRIRENVDVDWLMNEMKKWSGGGCQRMDGNQRKEFTTSVAHMSRVYSFLLEKTNHSEVERRKICEAFLKNEMIFVPHRPPSQPQSTRQSAGFFYLNKDVCWTDPTDVSSKLLKEQDKKTTRPLLEMFYGRQGAQESLATFFVDLIRVDATPNGGEYIEMASTVAEVSRFPSPTSLSDMLKIFATLGNKCVGRHHNDSLRFDQQIDEAMANFLKQHLQDDQKCIFPTADKWVALTDKPLIVDDRSLLKIFQKEKSVHFLDFRDFFQPQKRGSPKHGPPNEHELRKHYVSLFLKTCEVTTLSKCIKKEFTPGGSVKYQCVPVQKHFHQLIPCVQRFLYSRYQSEYQELSNQGFAQKLSQMKFATVPSLATVYSLSTHPDVHVHLEEKSGIEEAGDMYCLYVAQEHQDNLEVLNAEIIKLLFGGKKQGASDLNNFLVAVKNYSGNDLDSYLEDKQDLEPLPQDEERWIVLPPEVPEIVMDEGEEAVNEAVPFHKETTTPSRSGDDGLHSWPPKSSAQYDKAFKREGDPGGEPILKTWPLPEPPETTDKPLREENQDYLVQRPTQRDINTTRAPEGMSEKPLRGEDRKPVQDNPGAVVLRQQRTENDAEQPPEVIVEDTLVNNEQISSRETASDLCPNDNENRQQNAKLVEPPPPQVPIFVTIPGDEARLTSPSRSYVRFDGSPSEVDFEDLQFNGDQRILERIPLVDNPNKEDIGRWGEQCVFEFLQEQARSFPPGACEIVWMNENENTTTPYDIEIRQHISGVKESDKRTVVTFVEVKTTSSDQKDSFELSVPELQFALKHQVAFHLYRVFNAGKPDIVRIRRLQNLATHLEKKTVKLCMVI, encoded by the exons ATGGCGAGTGGCTCGAAATCGACCGAGAAGCCAGGAACACTGGATCAACTCAAGAAAGaggttgttgaaattttacgTTCTTGTGACGGttattgtttgaatatttctaAATTCAAGTGTAAGTATGAGCAAAAGTTTGGGAGAACTTTTGAGGAACACTATAGTGcgttgttgaaaagaaaaaagttcagcATTTTTATGGCGGAGTTAGATATTGTTGAACTCCAAAAAAACGGAAGCAGCATTCTAATGAAATGGAAAGAATCGAATCCATGCAAGCTTAAATCGTCCGGTTCAGGCGCTGACTGTCAGCAGGAAAGGTCAGATTCCAATGAAGCTAAATTAGAAAAATCACGACGCAGAGAAAGACTCTCTTCGGCTGAAGATCTTCTAAATGTTGCAAGTACAGCTACCGTCTCACCAGGTACTAAGGATGAAAGCAAACGGGATATGACAGATCCATCACTGGTAAAAAGTGCTACACCCGTGACTGTCTCACCTCAATCACAGCCAACTTCAAGTGTTGAAAACAAAG CTTCAAGAGCCCAACGACATAGGACCCCATCACAAAACACAAAACTCTCTACTGGAAGTCCACAGGCCCAATCATTGCCATTTGCTGAAATAAGGCAACAACAAGCTGAAGAAGAAATGCAGTTTACTATCGGAGGCCTCCCTTCTCCTCATGCTGGCCATGAAAGGCCACTACCAGAGGTGAACATGCCGAGTCCAGCAGGAAGAGAGCATCTTTTTCTACTTCCTAAGTACAATGAAACAAGGATTCGAGAAGTTGGCACTCCAGGTCCTTTTGAGAGGTCAATCAGCCATGCCCATAATGAAATGAATAGCATAACAAGCAAGGGAAAATCTGTGAGAAATGCTACTTTTCGTGAAGTTAACAAGGCAGCAGAAGAGATCATCACTTCCTTGTCAGAAAAAGATCGCTTTGTTGGTCTGGAGAAGGTAAAAGCTGCCCTGTGCAAAGAATTTGGAAAAACAAGTCTTTCTGCTTTTGGTTTCAGAACAGAGAGAGATATTCCTGCCCTGAAGGAGCTAATTGAAAAGCAGGCTAAA GTCAACTTATTCGTCCATGCGTACGTCATGTCAAACAGCATCTCCACTTTGTACGAATTGAACCAAAGCctttctgatttgtttttaaaatcagaCTTCGAGGAGCTCAATTTGGGTCCTCTTTTGAAACAGCCTGTGGTGTATGACATGTTTAAGGCTCCTCAAGGTCTTCCCCAGGTACCTCACGTAACAACTATTCAGATTTTGAAGCACTTGGAGAACTACATGGACGAGGAAGATCTGTGGCGCAAGAAAGTTGATTTAGAGAAATTCATGGAGTACCTCTCTGAAGAGTATCAGTGTGGCACTCCTTTTGAACTTGGCGTCCGGATACAGAGCATTGGACTGGCTATCTCG GTGATTAAAAAAGCCAAACGTTGCGAGAGCGAGAAGTGGAAAGATACCAGAGAACAGGTGTCAGCTGACATGGACGAAGAAATCCAGAGACGCTTgcaaaaaatcaagaaagatCTTCTTGGACAAGATCATGGCGACTCAAGGAGCTGTGTCAAGAAATTTCTCGACACATCCCCATCAGACGCCCTGAAGGCGGTGTTCAATTGCTGCTTGGAGATGTTTGATGGCAGTCGTGAAAAAAGGATCACTCAGTTCCTAACCACAGTTATTGAGGATTCGCTCGGGAGGCAATTATTTCAGCTCGCACTCTATATGAGTTGTAAGCGTCTGTTGGGAGACGCCTTGGAAAACCTGGTTAATGAGAGAGTGAAGACAGAGCTCGAGGCAGCTGCCAGCCTGGCAAGTCACACGGAGACAGAAACAGGGCCAGATCCACCAAGCGAag GAATTATTGTCAAAGAAGTAAATGAGTGGCTGAATAAGGCGGAGCACACTGACCTAGCGACGCTAGCCAGAATTGAGGAAAATGTCATGAACAGATATTCAGGATTTGATGGTTTTGAAGCGTTCGGTTATGGTTCCTTCCTGAAGTTCTTGATGAAACACAAAGCGCTGCGTGAAGCCATAGCTGAGGTTGGTGGAATTGCTTCGTCTGGCAAAAGAGGAACCGGGCTTGGACTTCGAGTTTCACTTGATAGTGTGCTAGATTTTATATCTCAGTGCGGAACTGAACCATCTCCG gAGTCCATAGAACAGTACTTGTGTGATTACTACAATGTCAGTAAAGTGACGGATCTCGGATTTGGATCCGCTGCGAATTTGGTGAAAAAAGCTGTAGAGCGAAAGAAGAACTTTGTAGGGGCGAACATTCCTTCGATTGTTTACGAAGCTGCTCTTTTGCGTCGCAGCTCTGGAGTGGGAGATACGGATGGCACCAGCCTAAGCACGCGTAGCGGTGGTGTTCTGGGTTTTAAGAGTAAAGAAGAAGCTTTAGAAGCTATAAAAAGCACTCCCCTCCTCGAAGATGTTTCCCTCTGGACTCACTGGGATGAGGTTTTCGGTGGAGAGGTCTCTAAACTTGGCGACTTAAAGtcatttttggaaaatgaaggGATTCTTTTGAGTACCAGAAAGACATCTTCCAAAAGTCGAAACCCTCTGGTTGTCATGGAAACATCTCCTGATGTTCTTCTGCGAGTCACTATGGACACATCGCCGGACATGTTTAGAAAATGCACGCGTCACCGAGATGTGATAGGAGCGACTGGGCATTTGGTTTCCATGGTAATGATGAATGGCGGTGTTTCTAACACCCCAGTGGCTCTTTTAGCGAATCATGTACAATCGTCATTAGCATCAATGGGAGTTGACGACAGAAGTGACTGCGATCATCGATCTACTTTTGTTCTTAAATGTTTGACCCGTATGCCACTCAGATTAGCACGGGCAGTTGGAGCAAAG GTTTTCTTTGAGCCTCTCAAAAAGTTAGTTGGCTCAACCGAGGTAGCATCCTTGCTGCTTAGAAGCTGCTTTACCCAGTCTCAACGTGACCGTCTTCACCTCCTGGGATTTGTCCTGGGGATAGGTGAGTGGAGAGATGACTTTCTCAGCAGAGTTGCGTGCAAAAGAGAGGAAGACGAAGGCTTGGTCTTCGGTAGTTACAGTGATGACGAACAAAAGAGACCGATTGGTGTTGTCAAGCCTGTTGCGGCTCATATTTCGTCAACGTTGCAGACAGAG acttccACAGAAAGTGAACCAGAGGGCGATATAGCAGTTTCTCAAGATCAGGAAAACTTTGCTGAGAAGGCTGGAGACGAAG TTACATCGAGCACTCAGGATGAATTTCCAGAAGTACCTCCCACTCCTTGTCCTCCTCCCACTCAGCAAGAAGATGAGTGCAAAGCAGTAATCGATCAAATTCGCCGAGATGACTTTGGAAACGGTATTGAGCTCGGAGAAGAGGAGTCCAAACTTGTCCAGCGACAGCACGAAAGAGAAGGTCGTGGCTTAGCACGTCTGTCCAGTGAGCTCTACTCTAGGGACACCCACTTTGTGTTGGAGCTCGTTCAGAATGCAGACGATAATTCCTACCCAGAGGTGTGCTCTGACCCAGGATTTCCGTCCCTTTTGTTCGTCCTCGAGCGGGACAGGATCGTGATACTGAACAACGAGATTGGATTTGAGGAGAAGAATATCCGTGCGTTGTGTGATGTCGGAAGAAGTACCAAAGGGAAACATCGTTATGGCTACATTG GACAAAAAGGCATTGGTTTCAAGTCAGTCTTTCGGGTTACTGATTGCCCCGAAGTCCATTCCAATGGATATCATATTCGATTTGACGCTAAAAGCGGGCCGATTGGTTACATTCTTCCTGAGTGGATTGGAGGCAGTTGTTCGGAGGAAAAAACCATGGATAATTTGGGAGACGAATCTAATGATGATGAGGAAGGAGATAATGGCGGTGGAGTAAGCAGCTCCGGGGATGAATTTAGCTG CTGGCCGACTCGCATAGTCCTGCCATTAAATGATGAACATCGACAGAACGAGAAGTCCTCTCTGGTGCCCAGGTTTCACGATATTCGTCCCTCACTCTTGCTATTCTTGCATCGTTTGCGAGGAATCTTTATTCAAGACAAG GTACATAACAGTCGCAGTGAAATGATAAGGAAGGACCTGGGAGATAATATCATGGAAATCAAGCACACCAGAGGCACAGATCGGTGGCTTGTTATCAAGAAACAGCTTGATGCTTCAAAT ATGAAAGAGGATGTAGAGATGACTGAGCTGGCGCTAGCTTTCCCTTTGTTTGATGGCTTAGGCAGTACTTCAAGTCTACGGATTAGGCATCAG AACCTGCCGCCACAGAATGTGTTTGCGTATCTTCCCCTGAGAAGTTATGGTTTTCGATTCATCATTCAAGGTGACTTTGAGGTTCCTTCCTCGAGAGAGGATGTCGACAGTGACAAATCCTGGAACCAGTGGCTAAGGGAAGAGATTCCACAACTGTTTATTGACGCTCTTTCGGTGTTCATG GTTCACCCATCCTTTTCCGGCCTCTCCTCGGTGGTTTCGTATCTCCAATTTGTACCGCTTGAAGAGGAAATCCTCGACTTCTTCTCGCCTGTTGCACGCcatattttaaaacttcttcaaaGCAAGTGTTGTATACCTGTTATCGTGTCCAGAAACAAAACTGAGGAACCGACCGAAGCTGATAATGGAAAGAGCTACAACTGGGTTCTCCCCACTGAGGCTATTTTTTCCGAAGACAGCGTCATACAGGAGCTTATAACTCCTTCCCTTTTGAAGGAGCACTTAGGGTTGAGCTACCTTCACCCAGAAATCGTTCCAGCCCTAAATCCCACCCTTAGATCCCGTCTCGGAATCGAGACTTTGTCCAGCAGGCACTTGATGGACATTGGCAGAGCGGAGGTGAAAAAGGCTTCAAATGAATCAGATGAACCCACATCCCATAGTAAGGACTGCAAACTGGATGTTGTGAGGATAGCTTGGGTAGCTCGATGGTTGCAGTGCATGTATAGATGTCTCGAGCAAGAGCGAAATAGTAGTCAAGAAATGCTTGATCGAATTCGTTCTCTCAGGGTGATTCCGTTAACAGATGGCACATTCGTAAACCTGAAGGAAGAGTCCGTTTTCCTACCGCTGTCTTTGCAGAAAATATCCGAGGAAGCTATTCCAAAGGCCAAGAAAG GATCCAAATCTCAGGAGCAGACGACATTCTCGGTGCTCGAGAAAGACCTTTTCACGGTTCACCCGTCTTTGTTCTCTTCGCTGGATGATATCGGTCGTTCTCAAGTTGAACAACTGTTGAGAAGTTTAGGAGTCAAAGTTTGGAGCCCCAAGGAGCTCGTTAACAGTCACATAATCCCAACTTTCAAGTCAGACAAGTGGAAG TCCAGATCTAATGAAGTGTTGAGAAGTTACTTAGTGTACATCTTGGAAGAGCGTTTGAAAGACCCTTCTGTGTGTGATATGGATGAATTAAAGTCCTGCGTACAGATTTTAACGGACAAGGGTGTTTCGAACCCAACAACAACGTCGATCCATTTCACGCCCAAATATGGAAGCATAATTGACCTCGCTGGCCGGTTGCCCA GTATTTCGTGGACTCTTATTGACGAATCATACTTGGACCGGTATGCAGGATTGAAAGCTCGTTCAACGGATTGGAAAGAATTTCTTACCAAGCTCGGTGTCAAACACTTTTTggccattaaaaagaaacaagtaaaGATACATCGAGACACCATG gcTAAGTCACCTTGGGCGTCCTACGAAAAAATTTGGCAGACAACTCCTGATGGCTTTTACATTATTAATGACTGGGCCTGCGAGcagtttgaagaatttcttcaaaAGATTGACACCACTGATACAAAGCAACAAATCAGTCCCGAGGAGTCAAAGTTCTTGGCTCAGTGTATAGATGAACGTTGGGATGACGAGTACGCACAATATGCTGAAGAATCCGTTCGTGTTGAAGATACAAACGGCCATAATCTCAAGGAAACTCGATCTTCCTTCTACCTGAATCTTATCACCCAACCGTGGATGGCCTCTACCACTGGAGGGAAAGACTTCCATCTTCCAAGAGACCTCTTCGTGCAGAGTGAAATTGTTTATCAGCTTCTTGAGAACCGTGTAAAGTACGTCGCCGCAGATTTAAAGAGTTTGGCTTTCAAAGAAATTCTTCGAATTCGAGAAAATGTAGACGTGGATTGGCTGATGAATGAGATGAAGAAGTGGTCAGGTGGCGGCTGCCAACGGATGGATGGAAATCAACGAAAGGAATTTACGACTTCAGTTGCGCACATGAGCAGAGTGTACTCCTTTCTTCTTGAGAAAACGAATCACAGTGAGGTAGAAAGGAGGAAAATATGTGAGGCATTTTTAAAGAATGAGATGATATTTGTTCCACATCGCCCCCCAAGTCAGCCGCAGTCGACACGTCAATCAGCTGGATTTTTTTATCTGAATAAAGACGTTTGCTGGACAGATCCAACAGATGTCTCTTCGAAGCTTCTTAAAGAACAAGACAAGAAGACCACAAGGCCCTTATTGGAAATGTTCTATGGACGCCAAGGTGCTCAAGAAAGTCTCGCAACCTTTTTTGTCGATCTTATCCGTGTCGACGCGACACCTAATGGGGGTGAGTACATCGAAATGGCTTCAACTGTTGCTGAAGTTTCTCGTTTTCCCTCTCCGACTTCCTTGAGCGATATGTTGAAAATCTTTGCAACTTTGGGAAATAAATGTGTCGGACGCCACCATAATGACAGCCTGCGATTTGATCAACAGATCGACGAAGCTATGGCTAATTTTTTGAAACAACACTTACAAGACGACCAAAAATGCATTTTCCCCACAGCAGATAAATGGGTTGCACTTACTGACAAGCCACTTATAGTCGACGATAGAAGTCtcttgaaaattttccagaagGAAAAAAGTGTCCACTTTCTTGACTTCAGGGATTTTTTTCAACCTCAGAAGCGTGGATCACCCAAACATGGGCCTCCAAACGAGCATGAATTAAGGAAGCACTATGTTTCCTTGTTCTTGAAGACCTGTGAGGTAACAACGTTGAGTAAATGCATTAAGAAAGAGTTTACCCCTGGCGGTTCAGTGAAATACCAGTGCGTTCCCGTGCAGAAGCATTTCCATCAACTCATTCCATGTGTGCAACGTTTCCTATACTCTAGGTATCAATCGGAATACCAGGAATTGAGCAATCAAGGATTTGCGCAGAAACTGTCGCAGATGAAATTTGCCACCGTACCAAGTTTGGCAACCGTTTATTCATTGTCCACACACCCTGACGTTCATGTTCACCTGGAAGAGAAATCTGGCATAGAAGAAGCAGGAGACATGTACTGTCTTTATGTCGCACAAGAGCATCAGGATAATTTAGAAGTCCTAAATGCCGAGATAATAAAGCTGTTGTTTGGAGGGAAAAAGCAGGGTGCTTCAGACCTCAACAACTTTTTGGTTGCTGTGAAAAATTACAGTGGGAATGATCTTGACAGCTACTTGGAGGATAAGCAGGACTTGGAGCCATTACCGCAAGACGAAGAACGGTGGATCGTTCTACCTCCTGAGGTACCCGAAATTGTAATGGATGAAGGTGAAGAGGCAGTGAATGAAGCAGTTCCTTTTCATAAGGAAACCACTACTCCGTCCAGGTCAGGCGACGATGGTCTTCATTCTTGGCCACCAAAATCGTCTgctcaatatgacaaggcttTTAAACGTGAAGGGGATCCCGGTGGCGAACCCATCCTAAAGACTTGGCCCTTGCCGGAGCCTCCTGAAACTACAGATAAGCCCCTTAGAGAAGAgaatcaagattatttggttcAGAGACCTACACAACGTGATATTAATACCACAAGAGCGCCAGAAGGTATGTCGGAAAAGCCCCTGAGGGGAGAGGATAGGAAACCGGTGCAAGATAATCCTGGTGCGGTCGTCCTTAGACAACAGCGCACTGAAAACGATGCAGAGCAACCACCTGAGGTAATCGTTGAAGATACTTTGGTGAACAACGAGCAGATAAGTTCTCGTGAAACAGCAAGCGATTTGTGTCCCAATGACAATGAAAACCGTCAGCAAAATGCAAAGCTTGTGGAACCCCCTCCACCCCAGGTGCCCATTTTCGTAACCATTCCTGGCGATGAAGCGAGGCTAACGTCTCCCAGCCGCTCCTATGTCCGGTTTGATGGAAGTCCTTCTGAAGTTGACTTCGAAGATCTTCAATTTAATGGTGATCAAAGGATCTTGGAGCGGATCCCGCTGGTGGATAACCCTAACAAAGAAGACATTGGTCGTTGGGGAGAACAGTGTGTGTTTGAGTTTCTCCAGGAGCAAGCACGAAGCTTCCCTCCTGGTGCGTGTGAAATTGTCTGGATGAACGAAAACGAGAACACAACCACGCCGTACGACATTGAAATTCGACAACATATCTCAGGTGTTAAAGAGAGTGACAAACGCACTGTGGTAACGTTCGTTGAAGTGAAGACCACTTCCTCAGATCAAAAGGACTCTTTTGAGCTGTCCGTTCCGGAACTTCAATTCGCTTTGAAGCACCAAGTCGCCTTTCACCTTTATCGCGTTTTTAATGCAGGCAAACCTGATATTGTTCGAATTCGCCGTTTGCAAAATCTTGCCACCCACTTAGAAAAGAAGACCGTAAAACTGTGTATGGTTATCTGA
- the LOC131772903 gene encoding uncharacterized protein, giving the protein MKILLTACVIWIVSNARDVEGACNASLGMQNKKIQDSSITASSQLSINHVPSLARLDGVQGAWCSAPTDNLPYIEILLSEEKFLTLIKTQGSKKDLRWATKYEIRYQKDGKWIVYRRTDGTQTFDGNVGIASVNGIALQPQIRTRSVRIYPKFPLSLDGDASLANVSCLRLELYGCSAPVDGSWGTWTPWWPCSVTCGRGKRSRERFCDSPMPTNGGAPCNESERTEDEYCRLQKCIKPAVDGGWGNWGPWSECSLTCGIGLRARERKCDSPEPRNGGVPCDKAERMQQRFCREATCGGNDVGFSGSGYGWETSLDTSGFFEEENGWKVCCRTKSGEEKHHQGLSDDEDFTVKSSLDD; this is encoded by the exons ATGAAGATCCTACTTACCGCGTGTGTCATATGGATTGTGTCGAACGCTCGCGACGTTGAAG GTGCGTGCAATGCAAGCCTGGGAATGCAGAACAAGAAAATTCAGGACAGCAGCATCACAGCATCGTCGCAATTAAGTATAAACCACGTCCCTTCCCTTGCTCGACTGGACGGTGTGCAAGGGGCCTGGTGCTCGGCTCCGACCGACAATCTGCCCTACATAGAAATACTGCTGAGCGAGGAAAAGTTTCTTACTTTGATTAAGACGCAGGGAAGCAAAAAGGACTTAAGATGGGCAACGAAGTACGAAATTCGATACCAGAAGGATGGAAAATGGATCGTTTACAGGAGAACGGACGGAACTCAG ACATTTGATGGAAATGTTGGCATAGCCTCCGTAAACGGTATTGCACTCCAACCTCAAATTAGAACACGTTCGGTTCGTATCTACCCAAAGTTTCCACTTTCTTTGGATGGTGATGCATCTCTGGCAAATGTTTCCTGTCTCCGCCTGGAATTATATGGCTGCTCTGCCCCTG ttgatggCTCATGGGGAACGTGGACTCCTTGGTGGCCATGCAGTGTGACCTGTGGACGTGGAAAGCGGTCACGTGAACGATTTTGCGACTCGCCAATGCCTACCAATGGTGGTGCACCGTGCAACGAGAGTGAAAGAACTGAAGACGAATATTGTAGATTACAAAAGTGCATTAAACCAG CTGTCGACGGAGGCTGGGGCAATTGGGGTCCTTGGTCAGAATGTAGCTTGACGTGTGGAATTGGATTGCGGGCACGTGAAAGGAAATGTGATTCACCTGAACCAAGGAATGGGGGAGTGCCGTGTGACAAGGCAGAGCGAATGCAACAGAGATTCTGTAGGGAAGCCACTTGCGGAG GCAATGACGTGGGATTTTCTGGCTCAGGTTATGGCTGGGAAACTTCTTTAGATACTTCGGgattttttgaagaagaaaatggTTGGAAAGTATGTTGCAGAACTAAATCTGGTGAAGAGAAACACCACCAGGGACTCAGCGATGACGAGGACTTCACGGTTAAGTCAAGTCTTGATGATTAA